In one Prosthecochloris aestuarii DSM 271 genomic region, the following are encoded:
- the fmt gene encoding methionyl-tRNA formyltransferase — protein sequence MRIIFMGTPDFAVPSLKAIAAMDGDFEVQLVVTGKDKPRRSKRSEPEPTPVKKAARELGIPVMEVDDVKDERFVDTVARYRPDVLVVAAFRILPPAVYEQARLGAFNLHASILPRYRGAAPVNWAIINGERESGVTTFFLRKSVDTGNMILQEKTPVYPEENAGELAARLAEIGAGAVVKTLELIRDGRVEPLLQNDTLATRAPKLSTENTRIDWVQPVDALCDFIRGLAPRPAAWAIFNHKKVKIFKASVADFHQPEAEEQSAIPGRIAVENNRLFVMGLDGWIEILSLQMEGKKVMQSHEFCCGFRCDEECPVFS from the coding sequence ATGCGAATTATTTTTATGGGAACTCCTGATTTTGCCGTTCCATCGTTGAAGGCTATTGCTGCTATGGACGGGGATTTCGAGGTTCAGCTGGTTGTCACAGGGAAAGACAAGCCAAGGCGAAGCAAGCGATCTGAACCGGAACCCACGCCGGTTAAAAAAGCAGCCAGAGAGCTCGGAATACCTGTTATGGAGGTCGATGATGTCAAGGATGAGCGTTTTGTCGATACAGTAGCCCGTTACCGGCCCGATGTTCTTGTCGTTGCCGCTTTCAGGATTCTTCCTCCCGCCGTCTATGAACAGGCCAGGCTGGGCGCATTCAATCTTCATGCATCCATTCTTCCTCGCTACCGGGGCGCAGCTCCGGTGAACTGGGCGATTATTAACGGCGAGCGGGAGAGTGGTGTGACAACGTTTTTTCTTCGGAAATCGGTCGATACAGGCAACATGATTCTGCAGGAAAAAACCCCTGTCTATCCCGAAGAAAATGCCGGAGAGCTGGCGGCAAGACTTGCAGAGATCGGGGCAGGCGCTGTTGTTAAGACGCTTGAGCTGATCCGCGATGGTCGCGTGGAGCCGTTATTGCAGAACGACACTCTGGCAACCAGAGCGCCGAAACTCTCGACGGAAAATACCAGGATCGACTGGGTACAGCCTGTCGACGCGCTCTGCGATTTTATTCGGGGCCTTGCGCCCCGTCCTGCTGCCTGGGCGATATTCAACCATAAGAAAGTTAAGATTTTCAAGGCATCTGTCGCTGATTTTCATCAGCCTGAAGCCGAAGAGCAGAGCGCTATTCCCGGTAGGATCGCCGTTGAGAATAACAGGCTTTTTGTTATGGGGCTTGATGGATGGATCGAAATTCTCTCCTTGCAGATGGAGGGTAAAAAAGTGATGCAGTCTCATGAGTTCTGCTGCGGGTTTCGCTGTGATGAGGAGTGTCCGGTATTTTCATAG
- the def gene encoding peptide deformylase, whose amino-acid sequence MILPITIYSDEVLRRKAKPLKGIDTSHEELIGNMIESMRNASGIGLAAPQIGLSMRLLIVDLSPVQGYENAEPMVVINPHILAVKGYNAMEEGCLSIPDIHADVVRPSSIQLKYRNEHFEERVDEFSALMARVLQHEIDHLDGTLFVDKLQRRDRRKVQKSLEDIAAGKVHTTYPVAEINQGAKAS is encoded by the coding sequence ATGATATTACCTATAACAATATACAGTGACGAAGTTCTTCGACGTAAGGCAAAGCCTCTCAAGGGCATTGACACATCTCACGAGGAATTGATCGGCAATATGATAGAGTCTATGCGCAATGCATCAGGCATTGGTCTTGCAGCGCCTCAAATAGGCCTTTCCATGAGGCTTCTCATCGTCGATCTCTCTCCGGTACAGGGGTATGAAAATGCAGAGCCGATGGTGGTGATCAATCCTCATATTCTGGCTGTAAAGGGCTATAATGCTATGGAAGAGGGGTGCTTGAGTATTCCTGATATTCATGCCGATGTCGTCAGGCCTTCGTCGATTCAGCTTAAGTACCGTAATGAGCATTTCGAGGAGAGAGTAGATGAGTTTTCCGCTTTGATGGCCAGGGTGCTTCAGCATGAAATCGATCATCTCGATGGCACTCTTTTCGTTGATAAGCTGCAGCGCCGTGACCGGCGCAAAGTCCAGAAATCACTGGAGGATATTGCGGCAGGAAAGGTGCATACCACCTATCCCGTGGCGGAAATCAATCAGGGTGCCAAGGCTTCCTGA
- a CDS encoding mechanosensitive ion channel family protein, which produces MNKPFITLYRSLLLSLIFMVQAQALFATVDSVQQTLMDSPGEEQAGDTSAIQMPEPARVSDKEVVSAFSDSLGVQQGSPVIFNNQELFRLYDPIGAIPVEERAEQTSRLLDKFFRSAIPVDSLTIAEGDTLSAIRTPEEIIAAFSDIDAEKESMSRQELAITVLKKIILQTTRLREESSGKSILFSLLKSIALFLALTVVWHYLNSFFTFLDGWIQKLRLHHRTNSESKLIQLLSPDHLAAGFGWFSRVTELFLKILLIYAYLATVFSFFPWTSDLSTNLLEFVLQPGKKLISEFVALIPNGIAVLILITIIRYLGKFSDVVFHNIDKGELKFVGFEREWAEPTRKIVKIILYFLLAFLLFASLPLFKNQASIVIVIIFGLTFSLSAVPSVKNVISSIMLNYTGSFRLGDHVQIGAIKGEIIYKGLLITRIRNVCNEIVIIPNSQVFHSKIVNYTESIQKNGHLTIEVVFHLKENIKTEVLRQKIVEAALATEGIMLDPKPVVSRAENLNGKYGFKLRANTQKIQQIEHLHTKLSQNIQDRLLDNNIR; this is translated from the coding sequence ATGAACAAGCCATTTATAACGCTCTACCGCTCACTCCTCCTCAGCCTGATCTTTATGGTTCAGGCTCAGGCGCTTTTTGCTACGGTCGATTCTGTGCAGCAAACCCTCATGGACTCTCCGGGAGAAGAGCAGGCTGGCGATACCAGCGCAATACAAATGCCCGAACCTGCACGTGTCAGCGACAAGGAAGTCGTGAGTGCATTTTCTGACTCTCTGGGCGTGCAGCAGGGATCTCCGGTTATTTTTAACAACCAGGAGCTTTTCAGGCTCTATGATCCGATCGGTGCTATCCCGGTAGAAGAGCGTGCGGAGCAGACCTCGAGACTGCTCGATAAATTTTTCCGTTCAGCCATACCCGTCGATTCACTTACCATCGCCGAGGGAGATACGCTTTCAGCAATCCGGACACCGGAAGAAATCATTGCAGCCTTCAGTGATATTGACGCCGAAAAAGAATCGATGAGCCGTCAGGAACTTGCCATTACCGTTCTGAAGAAAATCATCCTGCAAACGACCAGGTTACGTGAAGAATCCAGCGGAAAAAGTATCCTGTTCAGCCTTCTGAAGTCTATCGCACTGTTTCTGGCCCTGACCGTCGTCTGGCACTATCTGAACAGCTTCTTCACCTTTCTCGATGGATGGATACAGAAACTCAGGCTCCATCACAGAACCAACAGTGAAAGCAAGCTGATTCAGTTGCTTTCACCCGATCACCTCGCTGCAGGGTTTGGCTGGTTCAGCCGTGTCACGGAACTGTTCCTCAAGATTCTCCTGATATACGCCTACCTGGCAACCGTCTTCAGCTTTTTCCCGTGGACCAGCGATCTGTCGACAAACCTTCTGGAATTCGTGCTCCAACCAGGCAAGAAGCTCATCAGTGAGTTTGTCGCGCTCATTCCTAATGGAATAGCCGTCCTCATTCTGATTACCATCATCCGCTATCTCGGAAAATTCAGTGATGTCGTCTTTCACAACATCGATAAAGGGGAGCTGAAATTCGTCGGCTTCGAGCGGGAGTGGGCTGAACCGACCAGAAAAATCGTCAAAATCATCCTCTATTTTCTCCTTGCTTTTCTGCTCTTTGCATCGCTGCCGCTCTTCAAAAACCAGGCATCAATTGTCATCGTCATCATTTTCGGCCTGACATTCTCTCTGAGTGCGGTACCAAGTGTCAAGAACGTCATCAGCAGCATCATGCTCAACTACACCGGTTCGTTCAGACTTGGAGACCATGTTCAGATAGGGGCGATCAAAGGGGAAATCATATACAAAGGCCTTCTGATCACAAGAATACGCAACGTCTGCAACGAGATCGTCATAATACCCAACAGTCAGGTGTTTCATTCAAAAATCGTAAATTATACCGAATCTATCCAGAAAAACGGGCACCTGACAATCGAGGTTGTCTTTCATCTCAAAGAGAACATCAAAACCGAGGTTCTGAGACAGAAAATCGTCGAAGCAGCCCTCGCAACAGAAGGGATCATGCTTGATCCCAAGCCTGTTGTCAGCAGGGCGGAAAACCTCAACGGCAAATACGGCTTCAAGTTACGGGCAAACACCCAGAAAATCCAGCAGATCGAGCACCTGCACACGAAATTGTCACAAAACATCCAGGACAGACTGCTGGACAACAATATCCGATAG
- a CDS encoding Fur family transcriptional regulator → MLTQNRKKNTRERHEQARQAESIFKASMKEEGYRCTQERLTVLREIYESDSHLDADEIFVRLKKKNISISRATVYHTLDLLFKFHLVNKIDLGHKHTHYEKSYGVGNHLHIICEQCDRVVEVHSDELNRILDTLCEQNGFSLGSFSLQVFAKCQSEGKKGKCNLKAIAEKH, encoded by the coding sequence ATGTTGACTCAAAACAGAAAAAAAAATACCAGAGAACGCCATGAACAGGCCAGACAGGCCGAATCAATCTTCAAGGCATCGATGAAAGAAGAAGGCTATCGCTGTACTCAGGAACGTCTTACCGTTCTGAGAGAAATCTATGAATCTGACAGCCATCTTGACGCAGATGAAATTTTTGTCCGTCTCAAGAAGAAGAATATCAGCATATCGAGAGCGACAGTCTATCACACCCTTGACCTGCTCTTCAAGTTTCATCTTGTCAACAAAATTGATCTGGGCCACAAGCACACGCACTACGAGAAATCATATGGAGTAGGCAACCATCTCCACATCATCTGTGAACAGTGCGATCGCGTCGTCGAGGTGCACAGTGACGAACTCAACAGGATTCTCGACACCCTTTGCGAACAGAACGGCTTTTCGCTCGGCAGTTTCAGCCTGCAGGTTTTCGCAAAATGCCAGAGCGAAGGGAAAAAGGGGAAATGCAATCTCAAGGCAATTGCTGAAAAGCACTGA